In Luteimonas viscosa, the following proteins share a genomic window:
- the acs gene encoding acetate--CoA ligase: MSDIYPVKPDFAAHARIDRASYGRDYQASVRDPDAFWGKAAQRLDWYRAPTRVRDVSFAVEDFRIRWFDDGELNASVNCLDRQLGKRGDKTALLWEADDPGTASKHVTYRELHERVCRLGNALRALGVQKGDRVTIYLPMIVEAAVAMLACARIGAVHSVVFGGFAPNSIADRVGDCGSKLIITADEGLRGGRKVPLKANVDAALKLPGTSTVETVLVVRHTGAAVDMQMPRDRWYDAVVDAQPAECEPERMNAEDPLFILYTSGSTGKPKGVLHTTAGYLLFASYTHEAVFDLREDDVYWCTADVGWVTGHSYIVYGPLANGATSLMFEGVPNYPDYSRFWQVIDKHKVTIFYTAPTAIRALMREGEAPVKATSRASLRLLGSVGEPINPEAWRWYYDVVGDGRCPIVDTWWQTETGGILISPLPGAVDLKPGSATLPFYGVQPALVDANGQVLEGATEGNLVLLDSWPGQMRTVYGDHQRFIDTYFKAYPGMYFTGDGCRRDEDGYYWITGRVDDVINVSGHRIGTAEVESALVSHPKVAEAAVVGFPHDIKGQGIYAYVTLVADEVESDELLKELVAHVRKEIGPIASPDFLQWAPGLPKTRSGKIMRRILRKIAENAPDQLGDTSTLADPSVVDSLVKNRHGA; encoded by the coding sequence ATGAGCGACATCTACCCCGTCAAGCCGGATTTCGCCGCGCACGCGCGCATCGACAGGGCGAGCTACGGACGCGACTACCAGGCCTCGGTACGCGATCCCGACGCGTTCTGGGGCAAGGCCGCGCAGCGCCTGGACTGGTACCGCGCGCCCACGCGGGTGCGCGACGTCAGCTTCGCCGTGGAGGACTTCCGCATCCGCTGGTTCGACGACGGCGAGCTCAACGCCAGCGTCAACTGCCTCGACCGCCAGCTGGGCAAGCGCGGCGACAAGACCGCGCTGTTGTGGGAGGCCGACGATCCGGGCACGGCATCGAAGCACGTGACCTACCGCGAGCTGCACGAACGCGTGTGCCGGCTCGGCAACGCCCTGCGCGCGCTGGGCGTGCAGAAGGGCGACCGGGTCACCATCTACCTGCCGATGATCGTCGAGGCGGCGGTGGCGATGCTGGCGTGCGCGCGCATCGGCGCGGTGCATTCGGTGGTGTTCGGCGGCTTCGCGCCCAATTCCATCGCCGACCGCGTCGGCGATTGCGGTTCCAAGCTGATCATCACCGCCGACGAAGGCCTGCGCGGCGGGCGCAAGGTACCGCTCAAGGCGAACGTGGATGCGGCGCTGAAGCTGCCCGGCACCAGCACCGTCGAGACCGTGCTGGTGGTGCGCCACACCGGCGCCGCGGTCGACATGCAGATGCCGCGCGACCGCTGGTACGACGCCGTGGTCGATGCGCAGCCGGCCGAATGCGAACCCGAGCGCATGAACGCCGAAGACCCGCTGTTCATCCTCTACACCTCCGGCTCCACCGGCAAGCCCAAGGGCGTGCTGCACACCACGGCCGGCTACCTGCTGTTCGCCAGCTACACCCACGAGGCGGTGTTCGACCTGCGCGAGGACGACGTCTACTGGTGCACCGCCGATGTCGGCTGGGTCACCGGCCACAGCTATATCGTCTACGGCCCGCTGGCCAATGGCGCCACCTCGCTGATGTTCGAGGGCGTGCCCAATTACCCGGATTACTCGCGTTTCTGGCAGGTGATCGACAAGCACAAGGTGACGATCTTCTATACCGCCCCGACCGCGATCCGCGCGCTGATGCGCGAGGGCGAGGCGCCGGTGAAGGCGACATCGCGCGCGTCCCTGCGCCTGCTCGGCAGCGTCGGCGAGCCGATCAACCCCGAGGCCTGGCGCTGGTACTACGACGTGGTCGGCGACGGTCGCTGCCCGATCGTGGACACCTGGTGGCAGACCGAGACCGGCGGCATCCTGATCTCGCCGCTGCCCGGCGCGGTCGACCTCAAGCCCGGCTCCGCGACGCTGCCGTTCTACGGCGTGCAGCCGGCCCTGGTCGACGCCAACGGCCAGGTGCTCGAGGGCGCGACCGAGGGCAACCTGGTGCTGCTCGATTCCTGGCCGGGGCAGATGCGCACCGTCTACGGCGACCACCAGCGCTTCATCGACACCTATTTCAAGGCCTATCCCGGCATGTACTTCACCGGCGACGGCTGCCGCCGCGACGAGGACGGCTACTACTGGATCACCGGCCGCGTCGACGACGTGATCAACGTCTCCGGGCATCGCATCGGTACCGCCGAGGTGGAGAGCGCGCTGGTCTCGCATCCGAAGGTGGCGGAAGCCGCCGTCGTCGGTTTCCCGCACGACATCAAGGGCCAGGGCATCTATGCCTACGTCACGCTGGTGGCGGACGAGGTGGAAAGCGACGAACTGCTCAAGGAGCTGGTGGCGCACGTGCGCAAGGAGATCGGTCCGATCGCGTCACCGGACTTCCTGCAGTGGGCGCCGGGCCTGCCGAAGACGCGCTCGGGCAAGATCATGCGCCGGATCCTGCGCAAGATCGCCGAGAACGCACCCGACCAGCTCGGCGACACCAGCACCCTTGCCGATCCTTCCGTGGTCGATTCTCTGGTGAAGAACCGGCACGGGGCGTGA
- a CDS encoding response regulator transcription factor translates to MTTILVADDHPLFREALRGAVVRVIPHAQLHEAENAQGLYAMADAHPDADLLLLDLNMPGTQGFSALVHLRGLHPQLPVVMVSAREEPAVIRRALDHGAMGFIPKSSNAEALGIALRHVLDGDRWVPEIAGGAPDTPPDEHEVAARVRELTPQQFRVLQMLGSGKLNKQIGYELGVSEATIKAHMSAILRKLGASNRTQAVLLAGKLAIDPDAAVPVDEERG, encoded by the coding sequence ATGACTACCATTCTCGTAGCCGACGACCACCCCCTGTTCCGCGAGGCCCTGCGTGGCGCGGTGGTGCGGGTGATCCCGCACGCGCAACTGCACGAGGCCGAGAACGCGCAGGGCCTGTACGCGATGGCCGACGCCCATCCCGACGCCGACCTGCTGCTGCTCGACCTCAACATGCCCGGCACCCAGGGCTTCAGCGCACTGGTGCACCTGCGCGGGCTGCATCCGCAACTGCCGGTGGTGATGGTCTCCGCGCGCGAGGAGCCCGCGGTGATCCGGCGTGCCCTCGACCACGGCGCGATGGGTTTCATCCCCAAGTCCTCGAACGCCGAGGCGCTCGGCATCGCGCTGCGCCACGTGCTCGACGGCGACCGCTGGGTGCCGGAGATCGCCGGTGGCGCGCCGGATACCCCGCCCGACGAACACGAGGTCGCCGCGCGCGTGCGCGAACTCACGCCGCAGCAGTTCCGGGTGCTGCAGATGCTCGGATCGGGCAAGCTCAACAAGCAGATCGGCTACGAGCTGGGCGTGTCCGAGGCCACGATCAAGGCGCACATGAGCGCGATCCTGCGCAAGCTCGGGGCCAGCAACCGCACCCAGGCCGTGCTGCTGGCGGGAAAGCTGGCGATCGATCCCGACGCCGCGGTCCCGGTGGACGAAGAGCGCGGCTGA
- a CDS encoding alkaline phosphatase: MRPLPTALSTALAVALLAAPVLSADTVHPIRKGMKVDTPREETPQRWYNQGARTARDAGARATDRNKARNVILFVGDGMGVSTVSAARILEGQLDDRPGEENRLSFERMPYLALSKTYSVDGQTPDSAPTATAMVAGIKTNQGVIGVTQYARHNDCASSRGQEVASILGIAEALGLATGVVSTARITHATPAAAYAHTPNRDWESDAELTDEAKRNGCKDIARQLVEFPYGDGIDVVLGGGRSYFLPETVADPEDAGARGRRKDGRNLAQEFASRPGASYVWNRAQFNAIEPGATRKLLGLFERSHMEYEYDRPTDAGKEPVLAAMTRKAVEILQANAGDKGFFLMVEAGRIDHAHHAGNASRALSDTIALSDAVRVARALTSEEDTLIVVTADHSHAFTIAGYPDRGNDILGNVVSGGQLALAGDGKPYTTVGYANGPGYRGDGARPDLTTVDTTDPDFLQEATVPLGSETHSAEDVGIYASGPGAHAFAGVVEQNVIFHVMAQSQKNINDFLCALFGGCGTSGIGARAGGRKPIQPPLMAADLRAGMAQRKPLSTNR; this comes from the coding sequence ATGCGTCCCCTCCCCACCGCGTTGTCCACGGCATTGGCCGTGGCCTTGCTCGCAGCCCCGGTCCTGTCCGCGGATACCGTGCATCCGATCCGCAAGGGCATGAAGGTCGATACACCCAGGGAAGAAACCCCGCAGCGCTGGTACAACCAGGGCGCCAGGACGGCACGCGACGCAGGGGCCCGGGCAACGGACCGGAACAAGGCCCGGAACGTGATCCTGTTCGTCGGCGACGGCATGGGCGTCTCGACCGTCTCCGCCGCGCGCATCCTCGAAGGCCAGCTCGACGACCGCCCCGGCGAGGAGAACCGCCTGAGTTTCGAGCGCATGCCGTATCTCGCATTGTCCAAGACCTATTCGGTCGACGGTCAGACCCCGGATTCGGCGCCCACCGCCACCGCCATGGTCGCCGGGATCAAGACCAACCAGGGCGTGATCGGCGTGACCCAGTATGCCCGCCACAACGACTGCGCCTCGTCCAGGGGCCAGGAGGTCGCCAGCATCCTCGGCATCGCCGAGGCGCTGGGCCTGGCCACCGGCGTGGTCAGTACCGCGCGCATCACCCATGCGACGCCCGCCGCCGCCTACGCGCATACGCCCAACCGCGACTGGGAAAGCGACGCGGAGCTGACCGACGAGGCGAAGCGCAACGGCTGCAAGGACATCGCCCGGCAGCTGGTGGAATTCCCGTACGGCGACGGCATCGACGTGGTGCTCGGCGGTGGCCGCAGCTACTTCCTGCCCGAGACCGTCGCCGATCCCGAGGACGCCGGCGCCAGGGGCCGGCGCAAGGACGGCCGCAACCTCGCCCAGGAGTTCGCCTCGCGCCCGGGCGCGTCCTACGTCTGGAACCGCGCGCAGTTCAACGCGATCGAACCCGGCGCCACCCGCAAGCTGCTCGGCCTGTTCGAACGCTCGCACATGGAGTACGAGTACGACCGCCCCACCGATGCAGGCAAGGAACCCGTGCTCGCGGCGATGACCCGCAAGGCGGTGGAGATCCTGCAGGCCAATGCCGGCGACAAGGGGTTCTTCCTGATGGTCGAGGCCGGCCGGATCGACCACGCCCACCATGCCGGCAACGCCAGCCGCGCGCTGTCGGACACCATCGCGCTGTCGGACGCCGTGCGCGTGGCGCGCGCCCTGACGTCCGAGGAGGACACCCTGATCGTCGTCACCGCCGACCACAGCCACGCGTTCACCATCGCCGGCTATCCCGATCGCGGGAACGACATCCTGGGCAACGTCGTCAGCGGAGGGCAGCTGGCGCTCGCCGGCGACGGCAAGCCCTACACCACGGTCGGCTACGCCAACGGCCCCGGCTACCGCGGCGATGGCGCACGTCCCGACCTGACCACGGTCGACACCACCGATCCGGATTTCCTCCAGGAGGCGACGGTGCCGCTGGGCAGCGAGACCCATTCCGCCGAGGACGTCGGCATCTACGCCAGCGGCCCGGGCGCGCATGCGTTCGCGGGCGTGGTCGAGCAGAACGTGATCTTCCACGTGATGGCGCAATCGCAGAAGAACATCAACGATTTCCTGTGCGCCCTGTTCGGCGGCTGCGGAACTTCCGGCATCGGCGCGCGGGCGGGCGGTCGCAAGCCGATCCAGCCGCCGCTGATGGCAGCCGACCTGCGCGCCGGCATGGCGCAGCGCAAGCCGCTCTCGACGAACAGGTGA
- a CDS encoding hybrid sensor histidine kinase/response regulator: MLPGWVLLLVSVGYAALLFAVAWVGDRYPLYPQRPWLRPMVYSLALAVYCSSWTFYGAVGTAVRSGIGYLPIYLGPLLLLLFGWRILERMARVAQTQNTVSIADFIASRYGRSQPLAALVATIALIAAVPYLALQYKAVAISLGVLGGQDPGGPALGDPALYVAALMALFAILFGTRQVDATEHRPGMMLAVALESLVKLVALVAVGLFASSWLGARDLDYVAATRALVDVGPPVGFVAQTLLAFVAIFCLPRQFHVAIVECGNVDDIRRARWLFGAYLVIVTLMVVPIASAGMALFGQGSGVAPDSFVLALPLAEQRDMLALLAYVGGFSAATGMVIVASVALATMVSNDLVMPLLLRRGWANRGGGDVASTVLWIRRVAIVGIAGLAWGYYRASGSDASLASFGLMSFAAVAQFAPALVGGLYWHGASRRGAEVGLLMGFGVWIYTLLLPTLTDAGWFDPAWVRDGPFGIHWLRPRQLFGLWGWDPLTHGTFWSLLANIGALLLVSARWRPNLDERLRAAPFLDPYAERSALAAGEWKGNVAIGDLLTLASRIVGERTAQRAFEQHARELGAELQTQARADRNWVQFTERLLAAAVGAASARLVLTSVLKGSGMEVGEVVAVLDEAGQELRFNREILSNTLENIDQGVSVVDSDMCLVAWNRRYQRLFGYPDGMLYVGRPVADLIRYNAERGELGPLGPEEVDTEVEKRIAYMRAGSAHVSERVRGNGQVLELRGQPLPGGGYATSYSDVTDYKRAERELREINEHLEQRVAERTREAEIAQETRSRFLTAISHDVLQPLNAARLFTSALRESSEPQEQAHLAERVDAALRAAEELLDGLLDVSRLDAGKLKPEISDFDAGAMLRELAAQYAPMAAARTINIRVHAPALPVRSDRRLLRRVLQNFIANALRYTPRGRVVLAARRRGDHVALQVWDSGPGIPEHHMRQIYDEFHRYEQPFDWDGRGLGLGLSICQRISRLLDHALDARSVVGHGSMFSIVVPLGQAIEERRAESPRVDIDQSLHGLTVLCVDNDRDILAGMQALLSRWGVRTVLATTVDEALARLSERPNVLLVDYHLHDRLDGLDTLDALRAAAGHTVPGALLTADGSDPLKQAARERGYRVLTKPVKPASLRAFLTAQRSPAGIAAL; encoded by the coding sequence TTGCTGCCGGGATGGGTCCTGCTGCTGGTGTCGGTCGGCTACGCCGCGCTGCTGTTCGCGGTGGCGTGGGTCGGCGACCGCTATCCGCTGTACCCGCAGCGGCCCTGGCTGCGGCCGATGGTCTACAGCCTGGCGCTGGCGGTGTACTGCTCGTCGTGGACGTTCTACGGCGCGGTCGGCACCGCGGTGCGCTCGGGCATCGGCTACCTGCCGATCTACCTCGGCCCGCTGCTGCTGCTGCTGTTCGGCTGGCGCATCCTCGAACGCATGGCGCGCGTCGCGCAGACCCAGAACACGGTCTCGATCGCCGATTTCATCGCCTCGCGCTACGGGCGCTCGCAGCCGCTGGCGGCGCTGGTGGCGACGATCGCGCTGATCGCGGCAGTGCCCTACCTGGCGCTGCAGTACAAGGCGGTGGCGATCAGCCTCGGCGTGCTCGGCGGGCAGGATCCGGGCGGGCCTGCGCTCGGCGACCCGGCGCTGTACGTGGCCGCGCTGATGGCGCTGTTCGCGATCCTGTTCGGCACCCGCCAGGTCGACGCCACCGAGCATCGCCCGGGCATGATGCTGGCGGTCGCGCTGGAGTCGCTTGTGAAACTGGTGGCGCTGGTCGCGGTCGGACTGTTCGCGTCGAGCTGGCTGGGCGCACGCGACCTCGACTACGTCGCCGCGACCCGCGCGCTGGTGGACGTGGGACCGCCGGTGGGCTTCGTCGCGCAGACCCTGCTGGCGTTCGTGGCGATCTTCTGCCTGCCGCGCCAGTTCCACGTGGCGATCGTGGAATGCGGCAACGTCGACGACATCCGTCGCGCGCGCTGGCTGTTCGGCGCCTACCTGGTCATCGTCACCCTGATGGTGGTGCCGATCGCCAGCGCCGGCATGGCCCTGTTCGGCCAGGGCTCGGGCGTGGCGCCCGACAGCTTCGTGCTGGCACTGCCGCTGGCCGAACAGCGCGACATGCTGGCGCTGCTGGCCTACGTCGGCGGCTTTTCCGCGGCCACCGGCATGGTGATCGTGGCCAGCGTCGCGCTCGCGACCATGGTCAGCAACGACCTGGTGATGCCGCTGCTGCTGCGCCGCGGCTGGGCCAACCGCGGCGGCGGCGACGTCGCCTCGACCGTGCTGTGGATCCGGCGGGTCGCGATCGTCGGCATCGCCGGACTGGCCTGGGGCTACTACCGCGCCAGCGGCAGCGACGCGTCGCTGGCCTCGTTCGGACTGATGTCCTTCGCCGCGGTCGCGCAGTTCGCGCCGGCGCTGGTCGGCGGGCTGTACTGGCACGGGGCGAGCCGCCGCGGCGCCGAGGTCGGCCTGCTGATGGGCTTCGGCGTGTGGATCTACACGCTGCTGTTGCCGACCCTGACCGACGCCGGCTGGTTCGATCCCGCCTGGGTCCGCGATGGCCCGTTCGGCATCCACTGGCTGCGCCCGCGGCAACTGTTCGGTCTCTGGGGGTGGGACCCGCTGACCCACGGCACGTTCTGGTCGCTGCTGGCCAACATCGGCGCGCTGCTGCTGGTCTCGGCGCGCTGGCGGCCGAACCTGGACGAACGCCTGCGCGCGGCGCCGTTCCTCGACCCCTATGCCGAGCGCAGTGCGCTCGCCGCGGGCGAGTGGAAGGGCAACGTCGCGATCGGCGACCTGCTCACGCTGGCCAGCCGCATCGTCGGCGAGCGCACCGCCCAGCGCGCGTTCGAGCAGCACGCACGCGAACTGGGCGCGGAGCTGCAGACGCAGGCGCGTGCCGACCGCAACTGGGTGCAGTTCACCGAACGCCTGCTCGCGGCCGCGGTCGGCGCGGCATCGGCGCGGCTGGTGCTGACCAGCGTGCTCAAGGGTTCGGGGATGGAAGTGGGCGAGGTGGTGGCGGTGCTCGACGAAGCCGGCCAGGAGCTGCGCTTCAACCGCGAGATCCTCTCCAACACCCTGGAGAACATCGACCAGGGCGTGAGCGTGGTCGACAGCGACATGTGCCTGGTCGCGTGGAACCGGCGCTACCAGCGGCTGTTCGGCTATCCGGACGGCATGCTCTACGTCGGCCGCCCGGTCGCGGACCTGATCCGGTACAACGCCGAACGCGGCGAACTCGGCCCGCTCGGGCCCGAGGAAGTCGACACCGAGGTCGAGAAGCGCATCGCCTACATGCGCGCCGGCTCGGCGCATGTCAGCGAGCGCGTGCGCGGCAACGGCCAGGTGCTGGAACTGCGCGGTCAACCGCTGCCCGGCGGCGGCTACGCCACCAGCTACAGCGACGTCACCGACTACAAGCGCGCCGAGCGCGAGCTTCGCGAGATCAACGAGCACCTCGAGCAGCGCGTCGCCGAGCGCACGCGCGAGGCCGAGATCGCACAGGAGACGCGCTCGCGCTTCCTGACCGCGATCAGCCACGACGTGCTGCAACCGCTCAACGCCGCGCGCCTGTTCACCTCGGCCCTGCGCGAGAGCAGCGAACCGCAGGAGCAGGCGCACCTGGCCGAGCGCGTCGACGCCGCGCTGCGTGCGGCCGAGGAACTGCTCGACGGCCTGCTCGACGTCTCGCGCCTGGACGCGGGCAAGCTCAAGCCCGAGATCTCGGATTTCGACGCCGGCGCGATGCTGCGCGAACTGGCCGCGCAGTACGCGCCGATGGCCGCCGCGCGCACGATCAACATCCGCGTGCACGCGCCGGCGCTGCCGGTGCGCAGCGACCGCCGCCTGCTGCGCCGGGTGCTGCAGAACTTCATCGCCAACGCGTTGCGCTACACGCCGCGCGGGCGCGTGGTGCTGGCCGCGCGCCGCCGCGGCGACCACGTCGCCCTGCAGGTATGGGACAGCGGGCCCGGCATCCCCGAACACCACATGCGCCAGATCTACGACGAGTTCCACCGCTACGAGCAGCCCTTCGACTGGGACGGGCGCGGACTCGGCCTGGGCCTGTCGATCTGCCAGCGGATCTCGCGCCTGCTCGACCACGCGCTCGACGCGCGCTCGGTGGTCGGCCACGGCAGCATGTTCTCGATCGTGGTACCGCTCGGCCAGGCGATCGAGGAGCGCCGCGCCGAAAGCCCGCGGGTCGACATCGACCAGTCCCTGCACGGCCTGACGGTGCTGTGCGTGGACAACGATCGCGACATCCTCGCCGGCATGCAGGCGCTGCTGTCGCGCTGGGGCGTGCGCACGGTGCTCGCCACCACGGTCGACGAGGCGCTCGCACGGCTGTCGGAGCGGCCCAACGTGCTGCTGGTCGATTACCACCTGCACGACCGCCTCGACGGGCTCGACACGCTCGATGCCTTGCGCGCGGCGGCGGGCCACACGGTGCCCGGTGCGCTGCTCACCGCCGACGGCAGCGACCCGCTCAAGCAGGCCGCGCGCGAACGCGGCTACCGGGTCCTGACCAAGCCGGTGAAGCCTGCTTCGCTGCGCGCCTTCCTCACCGCGCAGCGATCGCCGGCCGGGATCGCGGCGCTCTGA